In a single window of the Montipora foliosa isolate CH-2021 unplaced genomic scaffold, ASM3666993v2 scaffold_215, whole genome shotgun sequence genome:
- the LOC137986503 gene encoding uncharacterized protein, with amino-acid sequence MPNLTAEKLEKILDEKLRPLSEQLQEALATVKSLNTKCEKMEEALTALQEKNKALQQEYVSLKAQVLSSANDLKLAQKCLNDLEQYTRRDCTEIRGIPLPEEPQEEETNNIVLQLSEKMGIPMERKDISISHRIPSSRASVDPAIIVKFVRRETRENLYRSRKRLKSITTADLGFPVDKKIFINESLTSKNKELFKDCLKFKKDNSYKFLWTNAGKIFLRKNADSPVIPINSSADIPSSSS; translated from the coding sequence ATGCCAAACCTTACTGCGGAAAAACTTGAGAAGATCTTAGATGAAAAATTGCGCCCACTTTCTGAACAACTTCAGGAAGCATTAGCGACGGTGAAATCGTTGAATACGAAATGTGAGAAGATGGAAGAGGCTCTTACGGCGCTTCAAGAGAAAAATAAGGCACTTCAGCAAGAATATGTGAGCCTAAAAGCTCAAGTATTAAGTTCTGCAAATGATTTAAAGTTAGCTCAGAAGTGTCTTAATGACTTGGAGCAGTATACTAGAAGAGACTGCACTGAAATTCGTGGCATTCCTCTCCCTGAGGAACCCCAGGAGGAAGAAACTAATAACATTGTACTTCAGCTAAGTGAGAAGATGGGTATTCCAATGGAAAGGAAAGATATATCCATTAGTCATCGAATTCCAAGTAGTAGGGCATCAGTGGACCCTGCCATAATAGTAAAGTTTGTAAGACGAGAGACGAGGGAAAACTTGTATCGTTCAAGGAAAAGGCTGAAATCTATCACCACGGCAGACCTTGGCTTCCCTGTTGATAAGAAGATCTTTATCAATGAAAGCTTAACGTCAAAGAATAAGGAACTTTTCAAAgattgcttaaaatttaaaaaagacaacagTTACAAGTTCCTGTGGACTAATGCTGGAAAAATTTTCTTGAGGAAGAATGCTGACTCTCCTGTGATACCTATCAACTCCTCTGCTGATattccatcatcatcatcttaa